The following coding sequences lie in one Kamptonema formosum PCC 6407 genomic window:
- a CDS encoding ATP-binding sensor histidine kinase, whose translation MNNSHQNSKGDITVQIPSYQILQTVYSGSRTLVYRAIRTHDQLPVIIKLLKNDYPSFGELVQFRNQYTIAKNLCQAGIIQTYSLEPYRNSYALVMEDFGGISLQEWAIKENNALSLKDFLEIAIALSNILDILYRDRIIHKDIKPSNVLINPETKEVKLIDFSIASLLPRETQTFLNPNVLEGTLAYISPEQTGRMNRGIDYRTDFYSLGVTFYELLTGELPFGSNDPMELVYCHIAKPAPLVHEVNPQIPDVLSKIVNKLMAKNAEFRYQSALGIKSDLETCLDRLTETGQIETFEIALRDVCDRFIIPDQLYGREIEVENLLQSFERVSLGATEMMLVAGFSGIGKTAVVNEVHKPIVRQRGYFIKGKYDQLQRNIPFSAFVQAFQDLMAQLLSESDAQLQTWRTKIMQAVGDSGQVLIDVIPELERIIGTQPAATELSGTAAQNRFNLLMHKFVQVFTSIEHPLVMFLDDLQWADSASLKLLQLLMSETGHLLFLGAYRDNEVTNAHPFILTVKEIVKTGATVNTITLEPLTRVDINQLVADTLNCELAIAQPLTELVYRKTQGNPFFTTQFLKALQVDELIQFTPPTPPYQGGATGGWQCDIAQVKALAITDDVVEFMALQLQKLPTETQNILKLAACIGAQFDLNTLAIVSEQSKEDAATALWQSLQFGLIIPKEEIYKFFTQSDTASVSQVAANPTYRFLHDRVQQAAYSLIPDDQKKKTHWTIGQLLKQQISQEELESSIFDLIGHLNMGVESIEQPQQCLELAQLNLIAGRKAKAVSALDAAAKYYHQGIALVEEGIWQTDYDLALGLYELATEVAAMQGDFAQMEQWAAVAISQATITDCIKVQSARIQAYATGNQFDRALTVAIQALTDLGFHLPTQASEAEIGEALQATMTLVAQQPIASLADLPVMQDLTQLATMEILAALLSVTYTSAPTLYPLVVMEQVRRSIQLGNAPSSAFAYVTYGVLVNCLLQDVEQASQLGEVAQRLSDRSNSQDLKAKVYTCVGGVLFHLKHPLKNSLSILLEAHQAGLASGSFEYVGYSGYMYASHHYLSGESLTVTEEIAAEFYRRLRQLNLTTTTNYCGIIHQAVLYWLGQRSQRGEQGEYILLEADLRSQMEAQKNGAGLVILFVNQLMLCYGFGRFDRAMTAAQQFKLWLPAASGTIMEPLFYFYDSLIALAIYPQTAIAQQPQLLEQIANNQQPLKLLADRAPMNFLHKYQLVEAEKCRVLGKNYEAGDWYDRAIAGAKANGYIQEEALANELAAKFYLDWGKEKVAVGYMQEAYYCYAKWGAKAKVADLEQRYTDLLRPILQQAALTLNPLETLATLANPALSLHSSSQTNHSSSSSINTALDFAAIIKASQALSSTIQLDELLHQLTQIILQNSGGSLCALILPNTDGQWQVRAIATPEATELCTQPIEGNINCPLKLIQYVKNTQEIVVIDDIKTDLPVIDEYLNRQQPQSVLCLPILNQGHLIGILYLENRTTRGVFISDRILILNFLCTQAAISLENARLYQQSQDWAQQLEQSQLQLVQSEKMSALGNLVAGVAHEINNPVGCIVGNVGAAQDYINDLLGLIDLYGEKFPQPGAEIEEELEAIDLEYVREDLPKLIKAMKDGGDRITSISKSLRTFSRADSDRKQIFDLHEGIDSTILILRHRLKANDNRPAIEVATNYGIIPAINCFPGQLNQVFMNILANAIDALDESNIGRSFAEIKANPNRIKIATFVENQEVKITITDNGKGMNESVIQKIFDHLFTTKVVGKGTGLGLAIARQIVIEKHGGSIHVNSTLGQGTEFIITLPIKGE comes from the coding sequence ATGAATAACTCCCACCAAAACAGCAAAGGCGATATAACCGTTCAAATTCCCAGCTATCAAATTCTGCAAACAGTTTATTCAGGAAGTCGCACTTTGGTATATCGGGCTATCCGTACCCATGACCAATTACCTGTCATTATCAAACTGCTGAAAAATGACTATCCTAGCTTTGGCGAACTGGTGCAATTTCGCAATCAGTATACCATTGCTAAAAACCTTTGTCAAGCTGGAATTATCCAAACCTATAGTCTAGAACCCTATCGAAATAGCTATGCGTTAGTTATGGAAGACTTTGGGGGGATTTCTCTTCAGGAATGGGCGATCAAAGAGAATAACGCACTGTCTTTGAAGGACTTTTTGGAAATAGCGATCGCACTGTCAAATATCTTAGATATACTGTATCGCGATCGCATCATCCACAAAGACATCAAACCCAGTAATGTCTTAATTAATCCCGAAACAAAAGAAGTCAAATTAATCGATTTTAGTATTGCATCATTACTTCCACGAGAAACGCAAACATTCCTCAATCCTAACGTCTTAGAAGGGACACTTGCTTATATTTCTCCCGAACAAACAGGCCGAATGAATCGAGGAATTGATTACCGGACTGACTTTTATTCTTTAGGTGTCACTTTCTACGAATTACTCACCGGAGAGTTACCTTTTGGGTCCAACGACCCGATGGAATTAGTATATTGTCATATTGCTAAACCAGCACCGTTAGTACATGAAGTTAACCCACAAATCCCGGATGTCCTCTCGAAGATTGTCAACAAATTGATGGCTAAAAATGCCGAATTCCGCTATCAAAGTGCATTAGGCATAAAATCTGATTTAGAAACTTGTTTAGATCGGCTAACAGAAACTGGTCAGATTGAAACCTTTGAAATTGCGCTACGGGATGTGTGCGATCGCTTCATCATCCCTGACCAACTCTACGGACGAGAAATCGAAGTAGAAAATCTCCTGCAATCATTTGAGAGAGTCAGCCTTGGTGCAACAGAAATGATGCTGGTAGCGGGTTTTTCCGGGATTGGTAAAACAGCAGTTGTCAACGAAGTTCATAAACCGATTGTGCGGCAAAGGGGCTATTTTATCAAAGGAAAATATGACCAACTTCAACGCAATATTCCCTTCAGTGCTTTCGTGCAAGCTTTCCAAGATTTAATGGCGCAATTGCTATCAGAATCTGATGCTCAACTGCAAACTTGGCGAACCAAAATTATGCAAGCAGTTGGTGATAGCGGACAAGTTTTGATTGATGTCATTCCCGAACTAGAGAGGATTATTGGCACTCAACCAGCAGCGACAGAACTATCAGGAACTGCTGCCCAAAATCGATTTAATCTGCTCATGCACAAATTCGTGCAAGTTTTTACGAGCATTGAACATCCATTAGTGATGTTTTTGGATGACTTGCAGTGGGCAGATTCCGCCTCGCTGAAATTGCTGCAATTGTTGATGTCAGAGACTGGACATTTATTATTCTTGGGTGCGTATCGAGATAATGAAGTGACAAATGCTCACCCATTCATCCTGACTGTAAAGGAGATTGTCAAAACTGGGGCGACGGTGAATACCATCACCTTAGAACCGTTAACAAGAGTAGATATCAATCAGTTGGTAGCAGATACACTCAATTGCGAATTAGCGATTGCTCAACCGTTGACAGAATTGGTCTACCGAAAAACTCAGGGTAATCCCTTCTTTACGACGCAGTTTCTGAAGGCGTTACAGGTCGATGAACTGATTCAATTTACCCCCCCAACCCCCCCTTACCAAGGGGGGGCTACGGGGGGGTGGCAGTGCGATATTGCTCAAGTGAAAGCTTTGGCAATTACTGATGATGTGGTGGAGTTTATGGCACTGCAATTACAAAAATTGCCAACAGAAACTCAGAATATTCTGAAATTAGCGGCTTGTATTGGGGCGCAGTTTGATTTGAATACCCTGGCGATCGTTTCTGAGCAGTCAAAAGAAGATGCGGCGACAGCATTATGGCAATCATTACAATTTGGTTTGATTATTCCAAAGGAGGAAATTTACAAGTTTTTTACTCAATCAGATACTGCATCAGTTTCTCAAGTAGCGGCTAATCCCACTTATCGCTTTTTGCACGATCGCGTTCAACAAGCCGCCTATTCTCTGATTCCCGATGACCAGAAAAAAAAGACCCATTGGACGATTGGGCAACTCCTGAAACAGCAGATTTCTCAGGAGGAGCTAGAGTCGTCTATTTTCGATCTGATCGGTCATCTGAATATGGGGGTTGAGTCGATCGAACAACCACAACAGTGCCTTGAACTGGCTCAATTGAATCTGATCGCTGGTCGCAAAGCGAAGGCGGTGAGTGCCTTGGATGCTGCTGCCAAATACTATCACCAAGGCATCGCCCTTGTCGAGGAGGGGATTTGGCAAACCGATTATGACTTAGCCTTGGGATTGTACGAGCTAGCAACCGAAGTCGCAGCAATGCAAGGGGATTTCGCTCAGATGGAGCAATGGGCCGCCGTCGCAATTTCCCAAGCCACCATCACGGATTGCATCAAGGTTCAGTCCGCGCGGATTCAAGCTTACGCCACAGGCAATCAATTTGATCGAGCGCTTACTGTTGCTATCCAAGCCCTGACAGACTTGGGCTTTCATTTGCCCACGCAGGCCTCAGAAGCAGAGATTGGTGAGGCGTTACAGGCCACCATGACCCTGGTGGCACAACAGCCAATCGCATCGCTGGCAGACTTGCCCGTCATGCAGGATCTAACGCAACTAGCCACAATGGAAATCTTAGCTGCCCTCTTGTCTGTTACTTACACCAGTGCACCCACGCTGTATCCGCTGGTGGTGATGGAGCAGGTGCGGCGATCGATTCAGTTGGGTAATGCGCCCTCTTCTGCATTCGCCTACGTCACCTACGGTGTTTTGGTCAATTGCTTGCTACAAGATGTGGAGCAAGCCTCACAACTGGGTGAAGTGGCACAGCGGCTATCGGATCGGAGTAATTCTCAAGACTTGAAAGCGAAGGTTTACACTTGTGTGGGCGGTGTACTCTTCCATTTGAAGCACCCCTTAAAAAATTCCCTGTCAATCTTACTAGAGGCTCATCAAGCGGGGTTGGCCTCTGGCAGCTTTGAATATGTCGGCTATAGCGGTTATATGTATGCGTCACACCATTACCTAAGTGGCGAGTCTCTCACGGTGACAGAAGAGATTGCCGCAGAGTTTTATCGTCGCTTGAGGCAGTTAAACCTAACCACCACCACCAACTACTGTGGAATTATTCATCAGGCCGTCCTGTATTGGTTGGGGCAGCGATCCCAAAGGGGGGAACAGGGGGAGTACATTTTGCTCGAAGCCGATCTTAGATCGCAAATGGAAGCGCAAAAAAATGGGGCGGGATTAGTAATCCTATTTGTGAATCAATTGATGCTTTGCTATGGCTTTGGTAGATTCGATCGAGCCATGACGGCGGCACAGCAATTTAAGCTCTGGTTACCAGCCGCCAGCGGTACGATTATGGAACCCTTATTCTATTTTTATGATTCTCTGATCGCCCTGGCAATCTACCCCCAAACGGCGATCGCACAGCAACCGCAATTATTAGAGCAGATTGCTAATAATCAACAGCCGTTGAAGCTCCTTGCCGATCGTGCACCAATGAATTTCTTACATAAATACCAGTTGGTGGAAGCCGAAAAATGTCGGGTGTTAGGTAAGAATTATGAGGCAGGAGATTGGTACGATCGCGCGATCGCTGGAGCCAAAGCCAACGGCTACATCCAAGAAGAAGCTTTAGCCAATGAACTTGCAGCTAAGTTCTACCTGGACTGGGGTAAAGAAAAAGTTGCCGTTGGTTATATGCAAGAAGCCTATTATTGCTATGCCAAATGGGGTGCCAAAGCCAAAGTCGCCGATTTAGAACAACGCTATACAGATTTGTTGCGCCCGATCTTGCAACAAGCAGCATTGACTCTGAATCCTCTGGAAACCTTAGCAACGCTGGCTAACCCCGCCTTATCGCTCCATTCCTCCAGCCAAACCAACCACTCGTCTAGTAGCAGCATCAATACTGCCCTCGATTTTGCCGCTATTATCAAAGCTTCTCAAGCACTATCGAGTACGATTCAACTCGATGAATTGTTGCACCAACTGACTCAAATTATTTTACAAAACTCTGGAGGATCTCTCTGTGCCTTAATTTTGCCCAATACAGATGGACAATGGCAGGTGAGAGCGATCGCTACACCTGAAGCAACAGAACTATGCACGCAACCGATCGAGGGCAACATTAACTGCCCCTTGAAGTTAATTCAGTACGTTAAAAATACGCAAGAAATTGTTGTCATTGACGACATCAAAACTGACTTGCCTGTGATTGATGAATATCTCAATCGCCAACAGCCACAGAGTGTGTTGTGTTTGCCCATTCTTAACCAAGGACATCTCATTGGGATTCTATATTTAGAGAACCGAACCACAAGAGGCGTATTTATCAGCGATCGCATCCTCATCCTCAATTTCCTCTGCACTCAAGCTGCCATTTCTTTAGAAAATGCTCGACTCTATCAACAATCACAAGACTGGGCCCAACAGCTCGAACAATCTCAACTGCAACTGGTACAAAGCGAAAAAATGTCTGCCCTCGGCAATCTGGTAGCTGGGGTTGCTCACGAAATCAACAATCCTGTTGGTTGCATTGTCGGCAATGTCGGTGCTGCCCAAGATTATATCAACGATCTATTAGGTTTAATCGATCTCTATGGCGAAAAATTCCCTCAACCTGGAGCAGAAATTGAAGAGGAATTAGAAGCGATCGACCTTGAATATGTGCGAGAAGATTTGCCGAAGTTGATTAAAGCAATGAAAGATGGAGGCGATCGCATCACATCGATCAGCAAGAGTCTTCGCACTTTCTCCCGTGCTGATAGCGATCGAAAGCAGATATTCGATCTCCATGAAGGGATCGATAGCACGATCTTAATTTTACGCCATCGCCTCAAGGCAAATGATAATCGTCCGGCGATTGAAGTTGCCACCAACTACGGAATTATTCCCGCAATTAATTGCTTTCCTGGGCAATTAAATCAGGTATTTATGAATATTCTTGCCAATGCGATAGATGCTTTGGATGAATCAAATATTGGACGAAGCTTTGCGGAAATCAAGGCGAATCCTAATCGCATTAAAATTGCCACTTTTGTAGAAAATCAAGAGGTAAAAATTACTATTACTGATAATGGCAAGGGGATGAATGAATCAGTCATACAAAAGATATTTGACCATTTATTTACGACGAAAGTTGTCGGTAAAGGTACGGGATTGGGATTGGCGATCGCTCGTCAAATCGTCATCGAAAAACATGGCGGTTCTATTCATGTTAACTCAACACTAGGTCAAGGGACAGAATTTATTATCACCTTACCTATTAAGGGAGAATAA
- a CDS encoding protein kinase domain-containing protein, which yields MDVITHLPGYRITEQIYIGHRTIVYRGVRESDGTSVVIKLLRNEYPNFNELVQFRNQYTIAKNLDFPNIVKPLTLESCHNSYALIMEDFSGISLSTYLTIANKNHNNKSLSLIEFLPLALQLTDILNYLYQNRVIHNDIKPANILINPDTKQLKLIDFSISSLLPRETQEIQNPNILEGTLAYLSPEQTGRMNRGIDYRSDFYSLGVTFYELLIGQLPFISHEAMELVHCHLAKQPIPLHEIKPEIPLVLSAIVSKLMAKNAEDRYQSALGLKHDLEICLSQLQETGDIQEFGLGQGDITDRFLIPEKLYAREIGVETGDLEFAALSTYIYVYHAYLAGNELSALEREITSYNQALAQVKQVNSLNFNQILHQAILNLTQQVEQPTKLSGNIYDEQMMLPLHQQANDATAIFYIYFNKLILSYLFEQFVEAVENAAAAETYLRGVTANFVVGVFYFYDSLTQLARLANASGSESSSIIEKIQSNVEKIQKWADSAPTNYQHKLDLISAEKYRIFGNKAEAIDFYDRAIAGAKENGYLNEEAIANELAAKFYLNWGKEKIAQVYMTEAYYCYARWGAKAKVTDLEQRYPQLFVPIVQQSGGAESLKETIALGTISSTKTSSSISEVLDLATLLKASQAISGEIELDRLLTTLLEIVMTNAGATKCILLLKQELDLKLVALVEQGISPQLLPSIPLELSSDVAISLVNTVKRTLKPLVLADAGINCQFAGDSYIQKHQPKSVFCSPILNKGLLIGVLYLENNLMVGSFTSDRVELLNLLCAQAAISLENAQLYRNSQNYAQQLTQSLTKLQATETRFQNLANNIPGMVYQFRLAADGSISTPYVSSGCLDLYEVEPELVMTGTYSLYTLHHPDDNLAIEKAIAYSAQNLTPFDQEWRIILPSGTVKWIQSTARPERLADGSILWDGVVIDISDRKNIEAEQTRLLAILESTPDLIGTADPTGKNLYLNRAWRHFLGLDNEAGAKGTEIHKYHPDWATEIIVNQGLPAAISSGIWVGETAVIDRNGREIPVSQLILSHKSMDGELEYFSTIIRDISDRKQAESAILQKSQELEQAVQALQQAQLHIVQSEKMSALGNLVAGVAHEMNNPLGFISASLKQAKPTLAELIEHLRLYQEILLIPNDKIIDHAEEIDLDYTLEDFPKVIDAMEIACDRLHNISTSLRTFSRADRDYKVPFNIHEGLDSTILILKHRLKANDRRPAIEVVTEYGNLPKIDCFPGQLNQVFINILANAIDALDESSIGRSFEEIQINLNQIKIKTSLVDNQVKISIADNGQGMTEVVKQKIFDHLFTTKAVGKGTGLGLAIARQIVVEKHSGSIQVNSILGEGTEFIITLPTRV from the coding sequence ATGGATGTTATCACTCACCTACCTGGGTATCGCATCACAGAACAAATTTATATAGGCCATCGTACTATCGTTTATCGCGGTGTTCGAGAAAGCGATGGTACGAGCGTTGTCATCAAACTATTACGAAATGAATACCCCAATTTCAATGAACTTGTCCAGTTTCGCAATCAATATACCATTGCCAAGAATCTTGATTTCCCCAATATTGTTAAACCTCTGACTTTAGAATCATGCCACAATAGCTATGCCCTGATTATGGAGGATTTTAGTGGAATTTCCCTCTCTACTTATCTCACTATAGCAAATAAAAACCACAATAATAAATCTTTATCTTTAATAGAATTTCTCCCCCTAGCGCTACAACTGACAGATATTCTTAACTATCTCTATCAAAATCGCGTCATTCACAATGATATTAAACCCGCTAATATTCTTATTAATCCCGACACCAAACAACTTAAACTAATTGACTTTAGTATTTCTTCCCTATTGCCACGCGAAACCCAAGAAATCCAGAATCCCAATATTTTAGAAGGAACCTTAGCCTATCTCTCTCCCGAACAAACCGGGAGAATGAATCGAGGCATTGACTATCGCAGTGACTTTTATTCCCTGGGAGTGACTTTTTATGAATTATTGATAGGACAGTTACCATTTATCTCTCACGAGGCAATGGAATTGGTGCATTGTCATCTCGCCAAACAACCCATACCCCTTCATGAAATTAAGCCAGAAATTCCTCTAGTTTTATCAGCAATAGTCAGTAAGCTGATGGCGAAAAATGCCGAAGATCGGTATCAGAGTGCATTAGGACTAAAACACGATCTAGAGATTTGTTTGTCTCAATTACAAGAAACGGGTGATATTCAGGAATTTGGCTTAGGACAAGGAGATATTACTGACCGCTTTCTCATACCAGAAAAACTCTACGCTAGAGAAATTGGTGTAGAAACAGGAGATTTAGAATTTGCCGCCTTATCTACCTACATCTACGTTTATCATGCCTATCTAGCTGGAAATGAGCTGTCAGCATTGGAACGGGAAATTACTAGCTATAACCAAGCATTAGCTCAAGTAAAACAGGTCAATTCCCTAAATTTTAATCAGATTTTGCATCAAGCCATTTTAAATTTGACTCAGCAAGTCGAACAGCCAACGAAGTTGAGTGGTAATATCTATGACGAGCAAATGATGCTGCCACTACACCAACAAGCTAATGATGCAACTGCTATTTTCTATATTTACTTTAATAAACTAATTCTTTCCTACTTGTTCGAGCAGTTTGTGGAGGCAGTTGAGAATGCAGCAGCAGCCGAAACATACTTAAGAGGCGTGACCGCCAATTTTGTAGTGGGGGTATTTTATTTTTACGATTCCCTCACCCAACTAGCTAGATTAGCAAACGCATCGGGTTCTGAAAGCAGCAGCATTATTGAAAAGATTCAATCTAATGTAGAAAAAATACAGAAGTGGGCAGATTCTGCACCTACAAATTATCAACATAAGCTCGATCTGATCTCCGCAGAAAAATATCGTATTTTCGGCAATAAAGCTGAAGCAATTGACTTTTACGATCGCGCTATTGCCGGAGCTAAAGAAAATGGATATCTCAATGAAGAAGCGATCGCCAATGAACTTGCAGCCAAATTTTATCTCAATTGGGGTAAAGAAAAAATTGCTCAAGTCTACATGACTGAAGCCTACTACTGTTATGCCCGATGGGGAGCTAAAGCCAAAGTTACCGATCTAGAACAACGTTATCCTCAACTCTTCGTGCCTATTGTTCAACAATCTGGTGGTGCTGAATCCTTGAAAGAAACGATCGCACTGGGAACAATCTCTTCTACCAAAACCTCTAGCAGCATCTCTGAAGTGCTAGATTTGGCAACTCTGCTCAAAGCTTCTCAAGCTATTTCTGGGGAAATTGAACTAGATCGACTCCTAACTACTCTCCTAGAAATAGTCATGACCAATGCTGGGGCAACTAAGTGTATTTTACTACTCAAACAAGAGCTGGATTTAAAATTAGTAGCCCTTGTAGAACAGGGAATATCACCACAACTATTACCATCAATTCCCCTAGAATTAAGCTCTGATGTCGCGATTAGTTTGGTGAATACTGTCAAGCGGACGTTGAAACCTCTGGTTCTGGCGGATGCGGGGATAAATTGTCAGTTTGCTGGTGATAGTTACATTCAAAAACACCAGCCTAAAAGCGTTTTTTGTAGCCCAATTTTGAATAAAGGATTGTTGATAGGAGTTTTATATTTAGAAAATAATCTGATGGTGGGAAGCTTTACCAGCGATCGCGTCGAGTTGCTGAATTTGCTTTGCGCTCAAGCGGCAATTTCTCTGGAAAATGCCCAACTTTATCGAAATTCCCAGAACTATGCTCAACAGTTAACGCAATCTCTAACCAAATTGCAGGCTACTGAAACCCGCTTCCAAAATTTGGCGAATAATATCCCTGGTATGGTCTACCAATTTCGTCTGGCGGCGGATGGTTCAATTTCTACCCCCTACGTTAGTTCTGGTTGTTTGGACTTGTATGAGGTAGAGCCAGAATTGGTGATGACAGGAACTTATAGCCTTTACACCCTGCATCATCCTGATGATAATCTAGCTATTGAAAAAGCGATCGCCTACTCTGCCCAAAATCTCACACCATTCGATCAAGAATGGCGCATTATTCTGCCTTCAGGAACCGTGAAATGGATTCAATCTACTGCTAGACCAGAGCGACTAGCTGATGGATCTATTCTCTGGGATGGGGTGGTGATTGATATTAGCGATCGCAAAAACATTGAAGCTGAACAAACCCGTCTTTTGGCAATTCTAGAAAGCACGCCAGACTTAATTGGCACTGCCGATCCAACTGGTAAAAATCTTTATCTCAACCGAGCTTGGCGGCATTTTTTAGGTTTAGACAATGAGGCGGGAGCGAAGGGTACTGAAATCCACAAATATCACCCAGACTGGGCAACAGAGATAATTGTAAATCAGGGATTGCCCGCAGCTATCAGCTCTGGTATTTGGGTGGGTGAGACAGCGGTTATCGATCGAAATGGACGGGAAATTCCCGTTTCTCAACTTATACTTTCCCACAAATCAATGGATGGGGAGTTAGAGTATTTTTCCACAATTATTAGAGATATTAGCGATCGCAAACAAGCTGAGTCAGCCATCCTGCAAAAATCTCAAGAATTAGAACAAGCTGTGCAAGCTTTACAACAGGCACAATTGCACATTGTCCAAAGTGAGAAAATGTCAGCATTAGGTAATCTTGTCGCTGGAGTAGCCCATGAGATGAATAATCCTTTGGGGTTTATTTCTGCTAGTCTCAAACAAGCTAAACCGACTCTTGCTGAGCTAATCGAACACTTGAGATTGTATCAAGAAATCCTCCTAATTCCCAATGATAAAATTATTGACCATGCGGAAGAAATTGACTTAGATTATACCTTAGAAGACTTTCCTAAAGTCATTGATGCAATGGAAATAGCTTGCGATCGCCTCCACAACATCAGCACTTCACTCCGCACTTTCTCTCGTGCCGATCGAGATTATAAAGTACCATTTAATATCCATGAAGGCCTTGATAGTACAATTTTAATTCTCAAACATCGATTGAAAGCTAATGACCGCCGTCCGGCTATTGAAGTGGTAACTGAGTATGGAAATTTACCTAAAATTGATTGCTTTCCCGGTCAATTAAATCAGGTATTTATCAATATTCTAGCCAATGCTATTGATGCGTTAGATGAATCAAGTATAGGTAGAAGTTTTGAAGAAATTCAGATCAATCTTAACCAAATTAAAATTAAAACTTCATTGGTAGATAACCAGGTGAAGATTAGTATTGCTGATAACGGTCAGGGAATGACTGAAGTAGTCAAGCAAAAGATATTTGACCATTTATTTACCACTAAAGCGGTGGGTAAAGGCACGGGGTTAGGATTAGCGATCGCTCGTCAAATTGTCGTCGAAAAACATAGCGGTTCTATTCAGGTCAACTCTATACTAGGAGAAGGAACAGAATTTATTATCACCTTACCCACTAGGGTCTAA
- a CDS encoding cyclic nucleotide-binding domain-containing protein, with translation MTDRRKKALFILGELNNDDLDWIIQKAKKEILQPGATLIYEGRQIDALYIVLKGTLSVLIDPEGHKELARISGGELVGEISFIDTRPPLATVKAIEETHVLAIPRRQLVTKIQHDTGFASRFYYGISLCLSDRMRGTVRRLEYGRSIDEGDTEEEDVNPSVLDNLALAQAKFNWLMQNARG, from the coding sequence ATGACCGACCGCAGGAAAAAAGCGCTTTTTATTTTAGGTGAATTAAACAATGACGACCTAGACTGGATTATCCAAAAAGCCAAAAAGGAAATTCTCCAGCCAGGTGCGACTTTGATCTACGAAGGCAGACAAATCGATGCTCTGTACATCGTCTTAAAGGGTACTTTGAGTGTATTAATCGATCCTGAAGGCCACAAGGAACTCGCCCGAATCTCAGGCGGGGAACTTGTCGGTGAAATTTCTTTCATTGATACCCGCCCGCCTTTAGCAACAGTCAAAGCGATAGAAGAAACTCATGTATTAGCTATTCCTCGACGGCAGCTAGTTACTAAAATCCAACACGATACAGGTTTTGCTTCCCGATTTTATTATGGAATTTCTCTCTGTCTTTCAGACCGAATGCGCGGTACTGTTCGGCGTTTAGAATACGGACGAAGTATAGACGAAGGAGATACAGAAGAGGAAGATGTAAATCCTAGTGTACTTGACAATTTAGCCTTAGCTCAAGCCAAATTTAATTGGCTGATGCAAAATGCAAGAGGGTAA
- a CDS encoding DUF1517 domain-containing protein: MHRKLLSTMKPLLKPLFAIALVLVLALGQANDAMAARSGGRIGGGSFSSPSRSYSSPSRTYSSPGGGYYPGGGYYPGGGGFGFPFLLPFFGFGGGFGGLFTILIFIAIANFVVSTFRRVGEGTDELGYTSNPSVSVGRLQVGLLSDARNLQTELDQLAETADTGTAIGRAQLLQEASLALLRHPEYWVYAGAESQQARLEAAEAKFNQMLLAERSKFTEETLSNVNNQLRQAANNKSLPFPQQDGELVSQPDLSQGPGEYIVVTILVGTEGALQLPAVKNSEDLRQALRQIGGISSDRLLTVEVLWTPQASGDTLTSDDMLAGYPDLTLV, from the coding sequence ATGCACAGAAAACTGCTTTCAACCATGAAACCGCTTTTGAAACCTTTATTTGCGATCGCGCTGGTACTCGTTTTGGCTCTGGGTCAGGCTAACGATGCAATGGCGGCTCGTAGTGGCGGCCGCATCGGTGGCGGTTCTTTCAGTTCTCCGTCGCGCAGTTATTCGTCTCCTAGCCGTACTTACAGCTCTCCGGGAGGGGGTTACTATCCCGGCGGTGGCTATTATCCCGGCGGTGGTGGCTTCGGTTTTCCCTTCTTGCTTCCTTTCTTTGGCTTCGGAGGCGGGTTTGGGGGATTGTTTACGATTTTGATTTTTATTGCGATCGCTAACTTCGTAGTTTCCACCTTCCGCCGCGTTGGAGAGGGAACAGACGAACTAGGCTACACGAGCAACCCCAGCGTTTCTGTTGGTCGCCTACAAGTAGGTTTGCTCTCAGACGCTCGCAATTTACAAACAGAGCTCGACCAATTAGCCGAAACTGCTGATACTGGTACAGCCATCGGCCGCGCTCAACTCCTGCAAGAAGCAAGTCTGGCCTTGTTGCGCCATCCCGAATATTGGGTTTATGCTGGAGCCGAATCTCAGCAAGCTCGGTTAGAAGCTGCTGAAGCTAAATTTAACCAAATGTTGCTGGCAGAAAGGAGCAAATTTACTGAAGAAACGCTCTCTAATGTTAACAACCAGTTAAGGCAAGCGGCTAATAACAAATCTCTGCCATTCCCTCAACAAGATGGGGAATTAGTTAGTCAACCTGACTTGAGTCAAGGCCCAGGCGAATACATCGTGGTGACAATTTTGGTAGGTACCGAAGGAGCCCTCCAACTACCTGCGGTCAAAAATTCCGAGGATTTGCGCCAAGCTTTGCGTCAGATTGGTGGAATCTCAAGCGATCGCCTTCTGACTGTCGAGGTTCTCTGGACACCTCAAGCCAGCGGCGACACCTTGACCTCTGACGATATGTTAGCTGGCTACCCCGACCTCACATTGGTCTAG